CATCCCAGCGCTTCGGCGACGCCGAGCGCCTTTTCGCTGCCATCGATCACCACGATCTCGCGCGGGTCGGTGCCGCGCGCCAGCAATTCGTTCACCGCCTCCTGGCCGCTGGTGCCAAAGCCGGTGACGACGATATGATTGTGCAGATCGGCCTGAATGCGTGCCATGCGCCACCTGTAGAGGATGTTGCGGAAGAAGAGATTATAGGCGGTGCCGAGGAAGATGACCCAGACAAACAGCCGGATCGGCGTGACCAACAAGGCCTCGAACAGTCGCGCTTCCGGGCTGACCGGCACGATATCGCCATAGCCGACGGTGGTGACCGTGACGGTGGTGAAATAGAGGACGTCGACGAAGCTGATCTGGTTGTCGAGATTATCCTTGAGGCCGTCGCGTCCGACCCAGTGGATCAGCAGCACCAGCGTTATCAGGAAGAAGACGAGAAGGACACGCCAGACCAGGTCAGCCCAGACGGGTAGCGAGGACCGCCGCCGCAGGAAGCCGGACGGAGAGGTCCGGGTGGCGGTCGTCGCGATCTTCATGGGTTCGGCAACTGGGTCATGGGATCGATCGGCACCCGGTCCTTGCGCAATTCAAAATGCAGCTTCGGCTTGCTGGCATAGCCTGTGTCGCCGCTCAGGCCAATCACCTGGCCCTTCCTCACCTTCTGGCCGCGCACGACATCGATTCGGCTGGCATGGCCATAGGCGCTGACCCAGCCGCTGCCATGGGTGACGAGAACCAGGCCGCCGAACACGGCGATGCTGTCGCCGGCATAGGCTACCACGCCGTCGGCGGCCGCCTTGATCGGTGTGCCT
The sequence above is drawn from the Sphingobium sp. AP49 genome and encodes:
- a CDS encoding NAD(P)-binding protein, which gives rise to MKIATTATRTSPSGFLRRRSSLPVWADLVWRVLLVFFLITLVLLIHWVGRDGLKDNLDNQISFVDVLYFTTVTVTTVGYGDIVPVSPEARLFEALLVTPIRLFVWVIFLGTAYNLFFRNILYRWRMARIQADLHNHIVVTGFGTSGQEAVNELLARGTDPREIVVIDGSEKALGVAEALGCNILCGDSTRDKTLKDVAIHRARTMIVSAGRDDTSILITLTARHLAPRLPISIVVRNEDNEVPARQAGATTVINPVSFAGLLLAGSTSGKHIADYMADLAASGGRVKLHERPVQPEEIGKPLTAITTGLGVRIYRGERPIGFWEEGARLLQAGDCLIEIVEETHPGAAAGDQ